In Thiospirochaeta perfilievii, a single window of DNA contains:
- a CDS encoding GGDEF domain-containing protein — protein MIEFTIIIVIAIILYHDLFLQNRKINRLSLDKSRLEQELKDKNEELIKVENIDPLTDILNRNRLDIELQMEFARSRRSKKTIGISLIGIDNLKEVNEKLSHSIGDYLLKEIATLIKSKIRSVDLFGRWWGDKFLIIYSDIELDDLKNHTEKLKNEIEEYNFVRVGSITTSFGLTLSKESDDEVVIIERAEKALKIAKKKGKNYIEIL, from the coding sequence TTGATTGAATTCACAATTATTATTGTAATAGCTATAATATTATACCATGACCTTTTTTTACAAAACAGAAAGATAAACAGGCTTTCTCTTGATAAAAGCAGACTAGAACAGGAATTAAAGGATAAAAATGAAGAGTTGATTAAGGTGGAAAATATTGACCCCTTAACTGATATACTAAATAGAAATAGGTTAGATATAGAGTTGCAGATGGAGTTTGCTCGGAGTAGAAGATCCAAAAAAACTATAGGTATTAGTTTAATAGGTATAGATAATTTAAAAGAAGTTAACGAGAAACTCTCCCATAGTATTGGTGATTATTTATTAAAAGAGATAGCAACACTTATTAAATCTAAGATTAGGAGCGTAGATCTTTTTGGTAGATGGTGGGGAGACAAGTTTTTAATTATATACTCCGATATAGAATTAGATGATTTAAAGAACCATACTGAAAAATTAAAAAATGAAATTGAGGAGTATAACTTTGTTAGAGTTGGATCTATTACAACATCCTTTGGCCTAACATTATCTAAAGAGAGTGATGATGAGGTTGTTATTATAGAGAGAGCCGAAAAAGCTTTAAAAATAGCAAAGAAAAAGGGTAAGAACTATATAGAGATATTATAA
- a CDS encoding M48 family metallopeptidase yields the protein MTSKLFYNYDKKQIPIGIKKSKRKSIVLNITSNGEVLVKAPNFITNIDIMSFIDKHKLWIERKLNEHNINSNRHKFIIGESIPLEGVNRELCKKNNITKTALIRDKIYIGYKKLDIERELIKWYRSYARKKLTSLSKYYCSELGVTFNNIYIKSTKTRWGSCSGKKNLNYNWKIILTPEHLIKYLVIHEVSHLVEMNHSVNFWKIVNRFDKNYKKNRAELHQHSYLLNYFLE from the coding sequence ATGACAAGTAAGTTGTTCTACAATTATGATAAAAAACAGATTCCAATAGGGATAAAAAAAAGTAAAAGAAAGAGCATTGTGCTAAATATAACATCCAATGGAGAAGTTTTAGTTAAAGCTCCTAACTTTATAACAAATATCGATATTATGAGTTTTATTGATAAACACAAACTATGGATTGAAAGAAAGCTCAACGAACATAATATAAACTCTAATAGACATAAGTTTATAATTGGAGAGTCTATACCCCTAGAGGGTGTAAATAGAGAACTATGCAAAAAAAACAATATAACAAAAACTGCTCTAATTAGAGATAAGATATATATAGGTTATAAAAAATTAGATATAGAGAGGGAACTAATAAAGTGGTATAGAAGTTATGCAAGGAAGAAATTAACCTCTCTCTCAAAATACTATTGCAGTGAATTAGGTGTTACATTTAATAATATTTATATAAAATCCACAAAAACAAGATGGGGAAGCTGTAGTGGTAAGAAAAATCTAAATTACAACTGGAAAATAATTTTAACACCAGAACATCTAATAAAATATCTAGTAATCCATGAAGTTTCTCACCTAGTCGAGATGAATCACTCAGTCAATTTTTGGAAAATAGTTAATAGATTTGACAAAAACTATAAAAAAAATAGGGCTGAACTACACCAGCATAGCTACCTTTTAAACTATTTTTTAGAGTGA
- a CDS encoding glycerophosphodiester phosphodiesterase encodes MSLYKDYKFFDKKIKVIAHRGDSKYYPENSSLAFQSAVDLGVDIIETDVHISVDGVIFVWHDEDTWQLDGNKSKVSTRRWSDLCELDLGFLYIDKSGKRPFSSKNIKLMTFEDVLINFPDTRFNVDLKDKDSKLVKGMYNLLEKYDAFDRVVVASFHSENLKSIRKISNRVATSYGRSEVRLRVVLTKLKLFRSISRFLIKPPVMQVPVTSNGTLVVTRYFIKVLHKRGIKIQVWTINSEYEMRRLFKLGVDGVMTDDPRLLIKVVNELKSDSL; translated from the coding sequence ATGAGTTTGTATAAGGATTATAAGTTTTTTGATAAAAAAATTAAAGTAATCGCCCATCGTGGTGATTCTAAGTACTATCCTGAAAACTCAAGTTTAGCCTTCCAAAGTGCTGTTGATTTAGGTGTAGATATTATTGAAACGGATGTTCATATTAGTGTTGATGGAGTTATCTTTGTCTGGCACGATGAGGATACCTGGCAACTTGATGGTAATAAATCCAAGGTCTCAACAAGGAGATGGTCAGACTTATGTGAACTTGACCTTGGGTTTTTATATATTGATAAGAGTGGTAAAAGACCTTTCTCTAGTAAAAATATTAAACTTATGACCTTTGAAGATGTTCTTATTAACTTTCCAGATACTAGATTTAATGTTGATTTAAAGGATAAGGACAGTAAACTTGTAAAAGGGATGTATAATCTATTAGAAAAATATGATGCTTTTGATAGGGTTGTAGTCGCTTCTTTCCATAGTGAAAATCTTAAGAGTATTAGAAAAATATCAAATAGAGTTGCAACATCCTATGGGCGTAGTGAAGTTAGGTTAAGAGTTGTTTTAACAAAGCTAAAACTGTTTAGGTCTATCTCTAGATTTTTAATAAAACCCCCTGTAATGCAAGTACCTGTAACCTCCAATGGAACTCTAGTTGTAACTAGGTATTTTATAAAGGTTCTTCATAAAAGAGGTATAAAGATACAGGTTTGGACAATAAACAGTGAGTATGAAATGAGGAGATTGTTCAAACTAGGTGTAGATGGGGTTATGACAGATGATCCAAGGCTTTTGATTAAAGTTGTTAATGAACTTAAATCTGATTCACTCTAA
- a CDS encoding DNA translocase FtsK: protein MLKKQDKAAAYSLLVAGTLQLILLLILFLGFTGDPFSRFLYNAFFVSSLFLPALLFLGAYLIIKKPLNKRLFYYSIASIVIFFPVSTMIKIMFTDNLDPVISFLHKYFDTPGREWGSILILLGFILILILSSRIVVKRLTDSSENEVSDATSNVKNPFGVIDELEEQLPVHIVAEEEEIELDVADELDVADELDVADELDVADELDVEDELDVEDELDVEDEDEDQAEDLSFQISQIKNEIKEYYIEEEDDEKGRSIPFEEPTFPETTEEVDIDAYDETNKNFSDIINTELTKDEYAFINSFDDIETFSADSNIVFEEDPAIEFLSRDYEDDYSEDDSSEDSDVKTERKTRILMPEEDSYDDINRSEDYIVPVGGILNVSEDNSYQEIDDATKRSAAILEQTLEEFNIKGKVTGIKKGPVITMFELLPAPGVKLSKIVNLSDNIALGLAASSVRIVAPIPGKHAVGIEVPNKKRSIVTFSELIDADEKSFDEDAVPIVLGKSINGDNKIIDLAKTPHLLIAGATGAGKSVCVNSLICSILCKRSHNDVKLIMVDPKIVELKLYNGIPHLLTPVITDPKRAFQAIQWCLYEMERRYALLDSMGVRDIKSYNKRIKEQKIATTKLPYLVLIVDEFADLMATSGKELEAILARLAAMSRAVGIHLVLATQRPSIDVITGLIKANFPSRIAFMVSSKTDSRIILDGMGAEKLLGRGDMLFTSSWDPFPVRIQGSFLSDEEVESVVDYVKGLGEPEYIDDEIFMDEDDEGDDDSDNSFFGDDPLFNRALEIVITAGKASASFLQRRLKIGYNRAARLVEEMEERGIIGPQNGSKPREILRVPDSHKEVNEFV, encoded by the coding sequence TTGTTAAAAAAACAAGACAAGGCTGCAGCTTATAGTTTATTAGTTGCAGGTACTTTACAGCTAATATTATTATTAATCCTGTTTTTAGGCTTTACTGGAGATCCCTTTTCTAGGTTTTTATATAATGCATTTTTTGTTTCATCACTGTTTTTACCAGCATTATTATTTTTAGGAGCCTATTTAATAATTAAGAAACCCCTAAATAAGCGACTATTTTATTATTCAATTGCATCAATAGTTATATTCTTCCCTGTTTCTACAATGATAAAAATAATGTTCACAGATAATCTAGATCCAGTTATAAGTTTTTTACATAAGTACTTTGATACTCCAGGTAGGGAGTGGGGATCTATTTTAATTCTGTTAGGTTTTATATTAATTTTAATTTTATCTAGTAGAATTGTTGTAAAGAGATTAACAGATAGTAGTGAAAATGAAGTTTCTGATGCTACTAGTAATGTTAAAAATCCCTTTGGAGTTATCGATGAACTTGAAGAGCAACTTCCTGTCCATATTGTTGCTGAAGAGGAAGAAATTGAACTTGATGTTGCAGATGAACTTGATGTTGCAGATGAACTTGATGTTGCAGATGAACTTGATGTTGCAGATGAACTTGATGTTGAAGATGAACTTGATGTTGAAGATGAACTTGATGTTGAAGATGAAGATGAAGATCAGGCAGAAGATTTAAGTTTTCAGATTTCTCAAATAAAAAATGAAATTAAAGAGTATTATATTGAGGAAGAGGATGATGAGAAGGGTCGTTCTATTCCATTTGAGGAACCAACTTTTCCTGAGACTACCGAGGAAGTTGATATTGATGCTTATGATGAAACTAATAAAAACTTTAGTGATATTATTAATACAGAGCTAACAAAGGATGAATACGCATTTATAAATAGTTTTGATGATATAGAGACATTTAGTGCTGACTCAAACATTGTTTTTGAAGAGGATCCAGCTATAGAGTTTCTGTCTAGGGATTATGAAGATGATTATTCTGAAGATGATTCTTCTGAGGATAGTGATGTTAAGACAGAGAGAAAGACTCGAATATTAATGCCCGAAGAAGACTCCTATGATGATATAAATAGAAGTGAAGATTATATAGTTCCTGTAGGTGGAATATTAAACGTTTCAGAGGACAACTCATATCAAGAAATTGATGATGCAACTAAAAGATCGGCTGCAATATTAGAACAAACATTGGAAGAGTTTAATATAAAAGGAAAAGTTACTGGAATAAAGAAGGGGCCAGTTATTACAATGTTTGAACTTCTTCCTGCACCTGGGGTTAAGTTGTCAAAAATTGTAAATTTATCGGATAATATAGCCCTAGGATTAGCAGCTTCTAGCGTTAGAATAGTAGCCCCTATTCCAGGAAAACACGCTGTTGGTATAGAGGTTCCTAATAAAAAAAGATCTATAGTAACATTTAGTGAACTTATTGATGCAGATGAAAAAAGCTTCGATGAAGATGCTGTTCCAATTGTACTTGGGAAAAGTATCAATGGTGATAATAAAATTATAGACTTGGCAAAAACACCCCATCTTCTAATTGCTGGAGCAACAGGAGCAGGTAAGTCGGTGTGTGTAAACTCATTAATATGTTCAATACTATGTAAAAGATCCCATAACGATGTAAAATTAATTATGGTTGACCCTAAAATTGTAGAGTTAAAACTTTACAATGGGATTCCCCACTTATTAACTCCAGTAATAACAGACCCTAAAAGAGCATTCCAGGCTATACAGTGGTGCCTATATGAAATGGAAAGAAGATATGCTCTATTAGATTCTATGGGTGTAAGGGATATTAAATCTTATAATAAAAGAATTAAAGAGCAGAAAATTGCAACTACAAAATTACCATATCTTGTATTAATAGTAGATGAGTTTGCAGACCTTATGGCTACATCTGGTAAGGAGTTAGAAGCGATATTGGCCCGTCTTGCTGCAATGAGTCGTGCGGTAGGTATACATCTTGTATTAGCAACTCAAAGACCATCTATCGATGTTATTACAGGTTTAATAAAGGCTAACTTCCCATCTAGAATTGCTTTTATGGTTTCCAGTAAGACAGACTCACGGATAATTTTAGATGGAATGGGTGCAGAGAAGCTTCTAGGTCGTGGGGATATGTTATTTACATCCTCTTGGGATCCATTCCCTGTGCGAATTCAAGGATCCTTCTTATCAGATGAAGAGGTAGAAAGTGTTGTTGATTATGTTAAAGGTTTAGGTGAGCCAGAATATATAGATGATGAAATTTTTATGGATGAAGATGATGAAGGGGATGACGATTCAGATAACTCCTTTTTTGGTGATGATCCTCTTTTTAATAGAGCTTTGGAAATTGTTATTACAGCTGGTAAAGCATCCGCTTCATTTCTACAAAGAAGATTGAAAATTGGATATAATAGGGCTGCTAGGCTAGTAGAAGAGATGGAGGAGAGGGGTATAATCGGTCCACAAAATGGTAGTAAGCCTAGGGAGATATTAAGAGTCCCAGATAGCCATAAGGAGGTAAATGAGTTTGTATAA